In the genome of Dromiciops gliroides isolate mDroGli1 chromosome 1, mDroGli1.pri, whole genome shotgun sequence, the window tctttgtaaccccggtggttggcacacagcaggtgcttaataatcgCTTTTTGTATTAAATGGAAGTGCAGTTGGATGGGGCAGCAGAGAAGTGATGGTTGGTGTGATTAAAACATGGTTCAGAGCTTCTGCTTCCTGTCAGCACAGACGCTGCTCATTCTGACGGGGCAGGGGGGTATTTACCGAGTGTGGGAACCTTGGCCCACATGTGACTGACTTCAGGGAAGAAAAGATTCCTGGGTCTCAGAAGTTGTTCCAATCCTTTATCGTGAGACTTTAAGAAAGTGGTGGGCACTAGCGCCCTCTAGTGGCCAGCAGCTGTCTTCGCACCCTTTGCTGCTAAGCCTGCAGGTCTCCATTCCTTTAACCAGTGGGGATCATGCAAAGGTTTGTGGGGCTTGGGGGAGGGCTGCCTCTCGTGGGAAAAGACCTGAGCTGTttgctcctttttaaaaatacagtgtggggcagctaggtggcgcagtggatagagcaccggccctggagtcaggagtacctgagttcaaatctggcctcatacacttaacacttactagctgtgtgaccctgggcaagtcacttaaccctcattgccctgcaaaaaaagagggagggcaAAGATCAAGACTGATGACTCTGTGCGGGAAGTCTGAAAGCACAGGCCTTCTTCACCATGCGTGGGCAAGTTCATGTTGTTAGTCCTTAGGGAGAGGAGAAGTGATACCCTTGGGTGCCAACTGTATCTTCTTTTTCaatttagaaaatatatattcacatttaGATGAGGAGAGCTCGGAGTCGTCTACCTACACGGCCGCCACCCCCGGGGAGAGGCTCCATCCTCGGCCCAAGGTGTTCATCTGCTACTCCACCAAAGACTGCCAGAAACACACGACCGTCATCCAGTGCTTTGCCTACTTCCTTCAGGATTTCTGCGGCTGCGAGGTAAGCCCAGCCTTCTAGGAAGTGGCTGTGTCTTTGCCCTGCCCTCCCTGAAATCACCACCGCTGTGTGCCCTTCTCAGAAAGTGGCACCTGCTCAGGCAGGGCAGGACATGTGCTGTGCTGGGTAGGAGTAAGAGTCCAACCAGGCAATGTCTGGACGTACCTTCCACCATATAAAAGTCAGTTGTTTGTTGTTGCTACGACAATGATGAGGGTTATTATCAATGAGAGGCTGCAGTGAACAGAGAATTGGTTTTAGAGTCtgtgagacctgggttcaagtcctacctacatagtagctatgtgactctggacaagtcacttgctcTTTCCATGCCCAGAcaaactctttgagaccccaggAGTAGACATGGTACGGATCCTGCCTCATCCCCATGACGGTCCTTCAGATAACTCCAGCATGGCGCTCTTGGCCTCTTGAGTCTTAGAGCAAGGGTTCTCAGCCCAAGACCCTTTAAGTATTTGAATGACCGTATGTCACTGTCATTGGTTCTTGGTGATGCCACTGATTGTACTTGATGCCTTTGATAACCGTTATCCCATGAAGGCCTCCATAAGCTTTACCAGATGCCCAAGAGGACCATGTCACAGAGAAGGGGAGGAATTCTTATCTGAGTCAGTGTCAGGGCCCTTTTTAGTGTGCATCCAAAGCTGCCCAGTTCCCAAGCTGATTTTCTTCAGTGCTGATTTTCCAGGAATTGTGTGACTTGGGAAGAGCTGAAAAGCCCCGACCAACCCTGGTGCTTCCTCTTAAAGCTGCACATAGCAAGACCGTCCCCTTGTGTTAAGATAACTTACTTACACAGCTGGGCCAATTTCCTGCTTATTTTTGATATTTGCTCCCCTCCTGGATTGGGTTTAATGAGCCAAGTCTGTGGCAGGCCTGAACTCCTGTTGTCCCCTGTCAACAAGCATTCCTTCCTCTTGCACACCTCATCTGAACACCAAACACACAACCCCTTCACCTCCCTGCCTCGCATCAGTAGTGCCCTGCATCCTGGCCAGCTGTTTCACAGATGTGTAGCAGGGCTCGCAGAGGGAGCCAGCCAGATCCCTGCCCGGCCTGGAGAAACAACTCCTAGCCCCCTGGATGCAGCAGGGTTGTCGTCACAGCCTTACTTTCCCCTCTGCCTCTGAATTTTCATCTGATCTGTGTGATGGTGGAGAGATAGAAAAATACACCCTCTGATGTATCCATGCCATTGAATGTGTTGTGTCTTCTGCACACGGATGGGGGTGGTGACTGGAGGCTGCGTCTTTGGGCTGTTAATGGCCTGTCTCTTGTGGGAACAGACCAGGATCAGAGCTACTTTCCCGCCTCCTGCTGAAAAAGCAAACACAAACAATTCtcatttatgtttcttttttcttaaatacaCACCATGAGATACAGAAACACAAGCATCCTGAAAGAATACGACAGAATGTGGCATGGTGGCCTTGGACCatgaaagcctgggttcaaatcctgcttctgaaacacccttgctgtgtgaccctgggcaagtcacttaatctccaggTGCCCCAAGCAACTCTTGGAGACTAAATTGCAAGGCAGGTGCCCATCTATATTGGGAGGGGGAGTTTCCTCCTGGGGAGTCTCTAGAAGTCTAAAAATGTTGTCAtagttaggagcagctaggtggcacagtggatagagcactggtcctggagtcaggaggacctgagctcaaatctggcctcagacacttgacacttactagctgtgtgaccctgggcaagtcacttaaccccaattgcctcacgaaaaaaaagtTGTCATAGTTAAATCAATAAATTGTCAGTGTGGGAACTTCCTCCCTTGACTCAGATTGCGGCCCCTCTCTGTCACTCTGAACAGTCTCTGGTTAAAAAGATTCATGGCTGAGGCCAAGCGGTGGTTGAAGGACTTCCATTGCAGCTTCCTTTAGGCTGACCCTCAGACAACAGACACACagcatcctagatttagagctccaGGCCGCAGAGAGATGTCTGTGCCAGCCTCTCATTTTTCACATGCCAGGGAAGGGACTTGACCAAGGCTGCATAGGAAGCTGGTGTCTgcggcaggattcaaacccaggaccttTGTCTCCAGATGTAGCCCTTTGCTCACCACGGGACAcctactcaaagcctttccagcttggccTAGGCCTTCCCAAGGCTTGCActcagggggagaggggaagcaaCATAATCTGGGGCTCCCCCAACTGGAGGTCTCAGAGCGGAGGCTGAATGAGCAGCTGTCGGGTAGGACACAGCAGGGACCCTCACGCAGGTGTGGACTGGCCAGGGAAGTCCTTCCAAGGCAGCATCTTCACGCAGGGATCCCATCTGTGGCTCTTCTCGTCTCCTCCACTTAGGGAAGGGCCTTTCTTCACTTTCTGGGTCGACtgtcccagcacttagcacagttgtTGGCACATCATAAGCACTCgggctgggttttgttttttagtgagcaggcatttcttttttctccccccctccgtcctccaaaaagaaaaaagaaaacctattttggtttggttggagtatttccttttttttttttttttttttaagtgaggcaattggggttaagtgacttgcccagggtcacacagttagtaagtcaagtgtctgaggccggatttgaactcaggtcctcctgaatccaaggccggtgctttatccactgcgccacctagccgccccaatggtTGGAGTATTTTCCAGCAAAACCAATTCCTACCCTGGCCATGACAAaaagggcaagtaggtggcacctAGAAATTTCCGTGTCAATATCAAGGGAGCCATATTATTGACGCAAACACAGCTCACTGTGTGTCCTGCTTTGGACACTTTTTCAGCTCAGTTTGGTGTTAATGCCCAAGCTCAGGGCAGGCTGGCCTGGGAGGGGCCAGGTGGTCAGCGGGCATCCATTGAGTGCTAGCCACGGTGCCAAGCACCAAGGAGGCAACAGTTCCAGGTGGCTTTGTCCTCCTTCCATCCAcgcttccttctcctcccctatgaccctttccttcttcctcttccccttcccctcttcttccctttctttcttcttcctctcttcctctttccttctcttcccctttctctcttccccttctcccttttttccttctcctcttcccctcttcccccaccccttcctcctcctgtgCCATGTATTCTGCCCATTCATCGGGGGTTCACTTTTTGTTGACCAAGCTGCCACTCTCTGCTGTAGGTCGCCCTGGATCTGTGGGAAGACTTCCAGATCTGCCGGGAAGGGCAGAAAGAGTGGGTCACCCAGAAGATTCGGGAGGCCCACTTTGTCATCGTCGTGTGCTCTAAGGGCATGAAGTACTTTGTGGAGAAGAAGAGCTGTAAGCACCGGGGAGGGGGGCGCAGCTCAGGCGACAGAGGTGAGCTCTTCCTGGTGGCCGTGGCCGCCGTGGCCGAGAAGCTGCGCCAGGCCAAGCAGAGCTCGGCCGAGCTGGGCAAATACATCGCCGTCTACTTCGACTACTCCTGCGAGGGGGATGTTCCGGGCGTGCTGGACCTGAGCGCCAAATACAAGCTCATGGATCACCTTCCCCGGCTCTATTCTCACCTGCACTCGCGAGATCCCGGCCCGCAGGATTCGGACCTCTGCCCCGCCAACCTCAGCAAGAGAAATTATTTTCGGAGCAAGTCTGGGCGGTCTCTCTATGTGGCAATCTGCAACATGCACCAGTTTATCGATCAGGAGCCCAGCTGGTTCGAGAAGCAGTTCCTGCCTTTCCCCCCTGCTCCACTGCATTACCAGGAGCCCATCATGGAGAAATTTGACTCTGGCTTGGTGTTGAACGATGTCGTCTGCAAGCGGGCAGCTGAAGGTGACTTCTACCTGAAGACCGAGGCCACCACCCTGGGTGCTGTGGCTGTGGACTCTCATTCAGTTCTGCCCCACTTGAGCCTGGAAGAAGACGCGGCCTCCCAGGATGCTCATGACGGCGGCTGCGTGCTCCGGCCCTTGTTGCATACTGTGAAGGCAATCAGCCCCCCTGAAATGCCCAGGGATTCGGGCATCTATGACTCTTCTGTGCCATCATCAGAGTTATCGCTGCCTCTGATGGAAGGACTTTTGATAGACCAAATGGAAACCTCTTCCATTACGGGGAGCGTCTCTTCTTCTTCGGGCCTAGGTAAGTGTCAGCCCATCAGACGTGATGGCATGATGTGGAGGTGGCACTGTGCGGGGGCTTGAGGGCCAGGCAGAGAGTGCAAGACCTTGGCCCAATGCGGCTgctgagtcacttaatctctcactgCCCCAGTCAGTTCTGACCCTGTATGCTACACAAGAGCTGTCGATCTGTTGTGGGAGAGAATTTGCACACTGGGaacttctcacacacacacacacacacacacacacacacacacacacacacatacacacacacacacacacacacactcactcactcactcactcactcactcattcactcactcactcactcactcactcactcactctgaAATCCGAGGTCTGGCTTTTCACTTTCCCAAATATGCAAGGTGCTCTGCTAGACCTTAAGAATACAGGGAGAAAACCTTAGCGCACTTAGGGCACTTATATACTATTGGGAGGAAACAGTACGTAGGGAGATTAGTCAGTACAAAAGTAATTTCaggagatttgttgttgtttggtcatttagttgtgtccaatgctttgtgaccccatttggggttttcttgacagaaatactggagtgctttgctatttccttctccagctcactttacacatgaggaaactgaggcaaacagggtgaagtgacttgcccagggtcacataaacagCAGgagcctgaggctgaatttgaattcaggtcctcctaactccaggtccagtgctttatccactgcagcaccatccagctgccccagttTCAATAGATAGTATTAACTATGGGGTATAGGGCAACAAGAGTCGGAAAAGGTCTTATATGGGAGGTAGTAGCTGAGCTGTGTTTTGAGGCCAGAGGGAAGGCTCTTCTGTGGTGGGGTACGGTCTGGGCAAAGGCACGGAGGTGGGAAATAGGCTGTTGTACACAGGGAGCAGCAGGCTGGCTGGCTCAGCTAGAACAGAGAGTTCAGAAAAAGAAGTAATAGGTAATTAGATGGGAAATCTAGCTGGGAAACAGATTGTGGGAGGCTTTCCAAAGAGCCAATGAGGAAGATGGAGTTGTATCCAGAAGCCTTGTGGAACCCGCTGAAGATTTGTGAACAGACCTGATTAGCTCCACTGGGGACCTTGATATGTAGGAAGTCTGCTTTTCCTCGTGGATAATCAGTGTCCATCAGAGTGTACCTTGGGGGAACAAGTGATCCAAAGCACATCCTAACATTCAGGAGTGTGCGTGTCTGTGTGCGAGCACGTGTGTCTGTGCGTGTGTACACGTCTGTGTGCGAGCACATGTGTCTGTGCGTGTGTACACGTCTGTGTGCGAGCACATGTGTCTGTGCGTGTGTACATGTCTGTGTGCGAGCACGTGTGTCTGCGTGTGTACATGTCTGTGTGCGAGCACATGTGTCTGCGTGTGTACATGTCTGTGTGCGAGCACATGTGTCTGCGTGTGTACATGTCTGTGTGCGAGCACATGTGTCTGTGCGTGTGTACACGTCTGTGTGCGAGCACATGTGTCTGCGTGTGTACACGTCTGTGTGCGAGCACATGTGTCTGTGCGTGTGTACACGTCTGTGTGCGAGCACATGTGTCTGTGCGAGCGTACACGTCTGTGTGCGAGCACATGTGTCTGCGTGTGTACACGTCTGTGTGCGAGCACATGTGTCTGTGCGTGTGTACACGTCTGTGTGCGAGCACATGTGTCTGCGTGTGTACACGTCTGTGTGCGAGCACATGTGTCTGTGCGTGTGTACACATCTGTGTGCGAGCACATGTGTCTGCGTGTGTACACGTCTGTGTGCGAGCACATGTGTCTGTGCGTGTGTACACGTCTGTGTGCGAGCACGTGTGTACATGTCTGTGTGCGAGCACATGTGTCTGTGCGTGTGTACATGTCTGTGTGCGAGCACATGTGTCTGCGTGTGTACATGTCTGTGTGCGAGCACGTGTGTCTGCGTGTGTACATGTCTGTGTGCGAGCACGTGTGTCTGCGTGTGTACACGTCTGTGTGCGAGCACGTGTGTCTGCGTGTGTACATGTCTGTGTGCGAGCACATGTGTCTGTGCGTGTGTACACGTCTGTGTGCAAacacatatgtctgtgtgtgtgtgtatgtgcatgtgctcAGCTGAGCATGAGTCCCTCAGAGTTTCAGCATCCCCCCAAACTGTCCCTTTCAGGAAGGGATCCTTGTCCCTTGGTTGCCTGTTAAAGCCTTCCATAGACTCTCATTGGAGAGGTCAAAATCCAGGTGCATTGTCCACCTTTGCTTGCTTTTGAAAATTTGTGTTTTAATAGGAAATGTACTTATTTGGGA includes:
- the IL17RD gene encoding interleukin-17 receptor D; this translates as MAPWLQLCSFFFTVNACLNGSQLAVAAGPGRRGPPGDTCGWRGVVPVSRNNGLPNVTFKYDNCTTYLNPVGKHVIADVQNITISQYACYDQVAITVFWTAGTLGIEFLKGFRVILEELKSEGRQCQQMLLKDPKQLNSSFKRTGMESQPFLNMKFETDYFVKIVPFPSIKNESNYHPFFFRTRPCELLLQPDNLACKPFWKPRNLNITQQGLNMQVSFDHAPQNFGFRFYYLHYKLKHEGPFKRKTCRQEQNTEITSCTLQNVSPGDYIIELVDDTNTTRKMMHYALKPVHSPWAGPIRAIAITVPLVVISAFATLFTVMCRKKQQENIYSHLDEESSESSTYTAATPGERLHPRPKVFICYSTKDCQKHTTVIQCFAYFLQDFCGCEVALDLWEDFQICREGQKEWVTQKIREAHFVIVVCSKGMKYFVEKKSCKHRGGGRSSGDRGELFLVAVAAVAEKLRQAKQSSAELGKYIAVYFDYSCEGDVPGVLDLSAKYKLMDHLPRLYSHLHSRDPGPQDSDLCPANLSKRNYFRSKSGRSLYVAICNMHQFIDQEPSWFEKQFLPFPPAPLHYQEPIMEKFDSGLVLNDVVCKRAAEGDFYLKTEATTLGAVAVDSHSVLPHLSLEEDAASQDAHDGGCVLRPLLHTVKAISPPEMPRDSGIYDSSVPSSELSLPLMEGLLIDQMETSSITGSVSSSSGLGEEEPPALPSKCSDSGVCKARLSGHSITDELVVVGPL